In Sphingomonas panacisoli, one genomic interval encodes:
- a CDS encoding FHA domain-containing protein, whose protein sequence is MKRLRSPKDCCVAAVRKDPEAAFCEECGQPLARCMAFAECGGLVGDDGLCHVCVDPHLQIIPGATMNAPIGGSVALPFDLYNSSTIDRPLFVTGLWSREKGDWREERLGWETLDPGTRAPASVTAQEFDRAGLHEVEIMWTVATRWRARQENFAFSSRVLLNVAGESAGAAGPVVQISSENAMNGNVIQITDNTSRGSKDDGKVVSAIDMNIHRLDVEERRLGLRGITEDLRVPRSVAFRFAGFGKQQTPALELPISTPDGILAFGRSKTRAAGGEGDVHLTVVDQSGATDTDQSLQLSRRHFELYVENDRLMLRASGSNGLRINGSALGPDKIVPLNDGDVIEPLVKAPGALKLAVRFAREFDRVSLVTVTRTPAIQESAA, encoded by the coding sequence ATGAAGAGGCTGCGTAGTCCGAAGGACTGCTGCGTTGCAGCCGTCAGGAAGGACCCGGAGGCCGCGTTCTGCGAGGAATGCGGCCAGCCGCTCGCGCGGTGCATGGCGTTCGCCGAATGCGGTGGGCTGGTCGGCGACGACGGGCTCTGCCACGTCTGCGTCGATCCGCATCTGCAGATCATTCCCGGCGCGACGATGAACGCGCCGATCGGCGGATCGGTCGCGTTGCCGTTCGATCTCTACAATTCCTCGACCATCGACCGCCCCCTGTTCGTGACCGGCCTGTGGAGCCGCGAAAAGGGCGACTGGCGCGAAGAACGCCTCGGCTGGGAAACGCTCGACCCGGGCACGCGTGCGCCCGCATCCGTGACCGCGCAGGAATTCGACCGCGCGGGCCTGCACGAAGTCGAAATCATGTGGACCGTCGCGACCCGCTGGCGTGCACGGCAGGAGAATTTCGCCTTTTCGAGCCGCGTACTGCTCAACGTCGCCGGCGAAAGCGCCGGAGCGGCGGGCCCGGTGGTCCAGATCTCCTCCGAAAACGCGATGAACGGCAACGTCATCCAGATCACCGACAACACGTCGCGCGGGTCGAAGGACGACGGCAAGGTCGTGTCGGCGATCGACATGAACATCCACCGCCTCGACGTCGAGGAACGGCGGCTGGGGCTGCGCGGCATCACCGAGGATCTGCGCGTGCCGCGATCGGTCGCGTTCCGCTTCGCCGGGTTCGGCAAGCAACAGACGCCGGCGCTCGAACTGCCTATCTCCACCCCCGACGGCATCCTGGCGTTCGGGCGGTCGAAGACGCGGGCAGCGGGCGGCGAGGGTGACGTGCACTTGACGGTTGTCGATCAGTCGGGCGCGACTGACACCGACCAGTCGCTGCAACTGTCGCGGCGGCATTTCGAACTCTACGTCGAAAACGACCGGCTGATGCTGCGCGCGAGCGGCAGTAACGGCCTGCGGATCAACGGGTCGGCGCTCGGCCCCGACAAGATCGTGCCGCTCAACGACGGCGACGTGATCGAGCCGCTGGTCAAGGCGCCCGGCGCGCTGAAACTGGCGGTGCGATTCGCGCGCGAATTCGATCGCGTAAGCCTGGTGACGGTGACGCGCACCCCCGCCATTCAGGAGTCCGCGGCATGA
- a CDS encoding TetR/AcrR family transcriptional regulator, which translates to MTTEVKPKRRTKAEQRAESLEQILDAAEYLFAEHGLHGVTLKDVAKRVGVHTSLLHYYFDDKKALFDTVVARRAPVTIKRRMDALDAYERTCGGKPTVEGALHAFLDSDLELFSQTDEGWRRYGQLGALMSNAAVWGAELMDTHFDEVVLRLIGVLKRALPDCPEEDLFWGYHFVSGALMLTLARTGRIDKLSGGLCRSDDFAAVKARMADFMAAGFMGICQQRARERAAKA; encoded by the coding sequence ATGACGACCGAAGTGAAACCGAAACGGCGGACCAAGGCCGAACAGCGCGCCGAAAGCCTTGAGCAGATTCTCGACGCCGCGGAGTATCTGTTCGCCGAACATGGCCTGCACGGCGTGACGCTGAAGGATGTCGCCAAGCGCGTCGGCGTCCACACCTCGCTGCTGCATTACTATTTCGACGACAAGAAAGCCCTGTTCGACACGGTGGTCGCACGCCGCGCGCCCGTGACGATCAAGCGGCGGATGGACGCGCTCGACGCGTACGAGCGCACGTGCGGCGGCAAGCCTACGGTGGAGGGCGCGCTCCACGCCTTTCTCGACAGCGATCTCGAATTGTTCAGCCAGACCGACGAAGGTTGGCGGCGTTACGGCCAGCTCGGCGCGCTGATGAGCAATGCCGCGGTATGGGGCGCCGAGTTGATGGACACGCACTTCGACGAAGTCGTGTTGCGGCTGATCGGCGTGCTCAAACGTGCGCTGCCCGATTGTCCCGAAGAGGATTTGTTCTGGGGCTATCACTTCGTCAGCGGCGCGCTGATGCTGACGCTGGCGCGCACCGGTCGCATCGACAAATTGTCCGGCGGTTTGTGCCGGTCGGACGACTTCGCCGCCGTGAAGGCGCGCATGGCGGATTTCATGGCGGCGGGGTTCATGGGCATCTGCCAACAACGCGCCCGGGAACGCGCCGCCAAGGCCTGA
- a CDS encoding serine/threonine-protein kinase produces MIACPNCKAENPDGSSFCQHCGKPLAGQATGSGPIDLSSLNTISGDETKPRGYKQSEDTALEPGTVFAERYTIESIIGRGGMGIVYRAKDSIGDRAVALKLIRSDVVGGDAAIKRLISEGVLTQDIRHKNVVSVYNVGQQDDQPFVSMEFVNGVSLREWLRQQVTARTEVPLRVAARIIAEILDGLDAAHSMGIVHRDLKPENVMLTADPSPTAAPLKILDFGIARAANKIESGTGTGLGTPRYMAPEQITNPDAAGPSADIYSVSVMFYELLVDVLPQGHWQPPSGGRSDVSPAVDSLIERGLSNRPASRPQTAKDYRGELVAAVNNTAPASPPRPTPPPPPPGAVNSLYTSDGNKAPQVDWSNPLKQPVVKWTAIGCGTLIFLFMVLVMIFAIKDAAKKVPETGPSPSSSSSESEAGVAALNGLWREANGGRYQITVESNGMFSGSGNAGDGSPASVNGQFDGVTGRAQFSIAGYVYPGTLVWDGKCNVSYVLYGPDRQARFTGMMHVTNDTVCP; encoded by the coding sequence ATGATCGCCTGTCCCAATTGCAAGGCCGAAAATCCGGACGGCTCGTCGTTCTGCCAGCATTGCGGCAAGCCTTTAGCCGGCCAGGCGACGGGGTCGGGGCCGATCGACCTCAGCAGCCTCAACACGATCTCCGGCGACGAGACCAAGCCGCGCGGATACAAGCAGTCCGAGGATACCGCGCTCGAACCCGGCACGGTGTTCGCCGAACGCTACACGATCGAATCGATCATTGGTCGTGGCGGGATGGGCATCGTCTATCGCGCGAAGGACAGTATCGGTGACCGCGCCGTCGCGCTGAAGCTGATCCGGTCGGACGTCGTCGGCGGCGATGCGGCGATCAAGCGGCTGATTTCCGAAGGCGTGCTGACCCAGGACATCCGCCACAAGAACGTTGTGTCGGTCTACAATGTCGGCCAGCAGGACGACCAGCCGTTCGTGTCGATGGAGTTCGTCAACGGCGTGTCGCTGCGCGAATGGCTGCGGCAACAGGTCACCGCGCGTACCGAAGTTCCGTTGCGCGTCGCGGCGCGGATCATCGCCGAGATCCTCGACGGGCTCGACGCGGCGCATTCAATGGGGATCGTCCACCGCGACCTGAAGCCCGAAAACGTCATGCTGACGGCCGACCCGTCGCCGACCGCGGCCCCGCTCAAGATTCTCGATTTCGGCATCGCGCGCGCAGCCAACAAGATCGAGAGCGGGACGGGTACCGGGCTCGGCACGCCGCGCTACATGGCGCCGGAACAGATCACCAATCCCGACGCGGCGGGACCCTCGGCCGACATCTATTCGGTGTCGGTGATGTTCTACGAACTGCTGGTCGACGTCCTGCCGCAGGGCCACTGGCAGCCCCCGTCGGGCGGGCGATCGGATGTGTCGCCCGCGGTCGATTCGCTGATCGAGCGCGGCCTGTCGAACCGCCCGGCCAGCCGGCCGCAGACCGCGAAAGACTATCGTGGGGAACTCGTCGCCGCGGTCAACAACACCGCGCCGGCGTCCCCGCCGCGGCCGACGCCGCCGCCTCCGCCACCGGGAGCGGTGAACTCGCTCTACACCAGCGACGGCAACAAGGCGCCGCAGGTCGATTGGTCCAACCCGCTCAAACAGCCGGTAGTCAAATGGACCGCGATCGGCTGCGGTACATTGATCTTCCTGTTCATGGTGCTGGTCATGATCTTCGCGATCAAGGACGCGGCCAAGAAGGTGCCGGAGACTGGTCCTTCCCCCTCTTCCTCGTCGTCGGAATCGGAAGCCGGTGTCGCCGCGCTCAACGGACTGTGGCGGGAAGCCAATGGCGGCCGTTACCAGATAACCGTTGAATCCAACGGCATGTTCAGCGGGTCGGGCAACGCCGGCGACGGCTCGCCCGCCAGTGTCAACGGCCAGTTCGACGGCGTGACCGGACGGGCGCAATTCTCGATCGCCGGATACGTCTATCCGGGCACTTTGGTGTGGGACGGCAAGTGCAACGTCTCCTACGTCCTGTACGGTCCCGATCGCCAAGCGCGGTTCACCGGCATGATGCACGTCACCAACGATACCGTTTGCCCATGA
- a CDS encoding C1 family peptidase translates to MSDRSLNGCRFEQTLAPAPKLNADPGVLQTLPRHVDLREHCSPVEDQRHTESCTANAIVGALELHQKKAGLAVTDMSRLFLFYNSRAMAKEEANANTGSYIHHGMAAVMAFGVCEERMWPFEEAMVTAKPTEACYQNATHYNAVQFARTPYGESAWAALAQGLPVAFGIYAPRECYDGAEQTGVMPVPNVGAGDPPPSGHAMLIVGYDLDDKAYLVRNSWGPNWGNKGYCTIPFEVMDKFAHADQFWTIGAIEQSHGLGMFGPSVDETVKHVTDQAGGPSALDELRGQLRQELNSRLDEARAGFRDRLRGL, encoded by the coding sequence ATGTCCGATCGCTCGCTGAACGGTTGCCGTTTCGAACAGACCCTGGCGCCGGCGCCCAAGCTCAACGCCGATCCCGGTGTCCTGCAGACGCTGCCGCGGCACGTCGATCTGCGGGAGCATTGCTCGCCGGTCGAGGATCAGCGGCATACCGAAAGCTGCACCGCCAACGCGATCGTCGGTGCGCTCGAACTGCACCAGAAGAAGGCCGGGCTGGCGGTGACGGACATGTCGCGGCTGTTCCTGTTCTACAACTCGCGCGCGATGGCGAAGGAAGAGGCGAACGCGAATACCGGCAGCTACATCCATCATGGCATGGCCGCGGTGATGGCGTTCGGCGTGTGCGAGGAACGGATGTGGCCGTTCGAGGAGGCGATGGTCACTGCCAAGCCGACCGAGGCCTGCTACCAGAACGCGACGCATTACAACGCGGTGCAGTTCGCGCGGACGCCCTACGGTGAGTCGGCGTGGGCGGCATTGGCGCAAGGTCTGCCGGTCGCGTTCGGCATCTACGCGCCGCGCGAATGCTATGACGGAGCCGAGCAGACGGGGGTCATGCCGGTGCCGAATGTCGGCGCGGGCGATCCGCCGCCGAGCGGCCATGCGATGCTGATCGTCGGCTACGACCTCGACGACAAAGCGTATCTGGTGCGCAACAGCTGGGGACCGAACTGGGGTAACAAGGGCTATTGCACGATCCCGTTCGAGGTCATGGACAAGTTCGCGCATGCCGACCAGTTCTGGACGATCGGCGCGATCGAGCAATCGCATGGGCTCGGCATGTTCGGGCCGAGCGTCGACGAAACGGTCAAGCACGTCACCGATCAGGCGGGCGGCCCGTCGGCGCTCGACGAACTGCGCGGGCAATTGCGGCAGGAACTCAATTCGCGGCTCGACGAAGCGCGCGCGGGCTTCCGCGATCGGTTGCGCGGGCTCTGA
- a CDS encoding zinc ribbon domain-containing protein, which translates to MESNPLVLTDPNLLAEFVRESEFKSFFEKRFASPPDIAALLFRDGALIDSFKGTQFSVGGLWEKVKGLIGGSHHYAVMLADLKPFQIQFAVKGMSKDNVEIAGTCTMELQLNPDKPSNILGLMSGVSRNEKDASSKDGELPGRKALSRFDVLSRIEPQFQDRVFEAILNRHNADEIRGNRGLQDQIQADMMTEAERICGDIGVMVKNASITWAMNAVEREQLERAEIERQQSALDYQLELMKREVARQSESTSVQIKANVDATKLEQASEDDLANMVLNSEVQFIDAREGAARRQEAEALQHEIRMLRDERAGKFENDIAEASHVIDLTDVKKRLVGVEQEIDTLERQHGIEMRRLESEFGRSERRAEGQTDRDERGLEGDFERREGRATGEYNRSEGAATGDFNRSERSQDATTDLGIDKDRDAFEQDKAKGWADQAFENLKRTGMLNEDLSDRQADRGIKVNRATTDDSIATMDAEARSRVAQLGAAAGMTPDQISALTASYSGDAAAARIAEVQARAAGGEKMAEVVAKMSADRTADLQASREHELNILKTGMTGATGVAYGAGGGDRTSKADGTPEAEDETVECPSCGKSLSSKARFCTGCGHQMRT; encoded by the coding sequence ATGGAGTCGAACCCACTTGTCCTGACGGACCCCAATCTGCTCGCCGAATTCGTCCGCGAATCCGAATTCAAGAGCTTCTTCGAAAAGCGCTTCGCCTCGCCGCCCGACATCGCGGCACTGCTGTTTCGCGACGGCGCGCTGATCGACTCGTTCAAGGGAACGCAATTCTCGGTCGGCGGGCTGTGGGAAAAGGTGAAGGGGCTGATCGGCGGATCGCATCACTATGCGGTGATGCTGGCCGACCTGAAGCCGTTCCAGATCCAGTTCGCGGTCAAGGGCATGTCGAAGGACAATGTCGAGATCGCTGGCACCTGCACGATGGAGTTGCAGCTCAACCCCGACAAGCCGTCGAACATTCTTGGGTTGATGAGCGGCGTCTCGCGCAACGAGAAGGACGCCTCGTCCAAGGACGGCGAGTTGCCGGGCCGCAAGGCGCTGTCGCGGTTCGATGTGCTCAGCCGGATCGAGCCGCAGTTTCAGGACCGCGTGTTCGAAGCGATCCTCAACCGGCACAATGCCGATGAGATTCGCGGCAATCGCGGGCTGCAGGACCAGATCCAGGCCGACATGATGACCGAAGCCGAGCGTATCTGCGGCGACATCGGCGTGATGGTGAAGAACGCGTCGATCACCTGGGCGATGAACGCCGTCGAGCGCGAACAGCTCGAACGCGCCGAGATCGAACGCCAGCAGAGCGCGCTCGACTACCAGCTCGAGCTGATGAAGCGCGAAGTCGCGCGCCAGTCCGAATCGACCTCGGTCCAGATCAAGGCGAACGTCGATGCGACCAAGCTGGAGCAAGCGAGCGAGGACGACCTCGCCAACATGGTGCTCAACAGCGAAGTCCAGTTCATCGATGCGCGCGAAGGCGCGGCGCGGCGGCAGGAAGCCGAGGCGCTGCAGCACGAAATCCGCATGCTGCGCGACGAGCGCGCGGGCAAATTCGAGAACGACATCGCCGAAGCGAGCCACGTCATCGACCTGACCGACGTCAAGAAACGGCTGGTCGGGGTCGAGCAGGAGATCGACACGCTCGAGCGCCAGCACGGCATCGAGATGCGCCGGCTGGAAAGCGAATTCGGTCGCAGCGAGCGGCGGGCGGAAGGTCAGACCGACCGCGACGAACGCGGGCTGGAAGGCGATTTCGAGCGGCGCGAGGGCCGGGCGACCGGCGAATATAATCGCAGCGAAGGGGCCGCTACCGGCGATTTCAACCGGAGCGAGCGCAGCCAGGACGCCACGACCGACCTCGGCATCGACAAGGATCGCGACGCGTTCGAACAGGATAAGGCCAAGGGCTGGGCCGACCAGGCGTTCGAAAACCTCAAACGCACCGGCATGCTCAACGAGGACCTGTCCGATCGTCAGGCCGACCGCGGCATCAAGGTCAACCGCGCGACCACCGACGATTCGATCGCAACGATGGACGCGGAGGCGCGCAGTCGCGTCGCCCAATTGGGCGCGGCCGCGGGCATGACGCCGGACCAGATCAGCGCGCTGACCGCGAGCTATTCGGGCGACGCCGCCGCGGCGCGGATCGCCGAGGTGCAGGCGCGCGCCGCCGGCGGCGAGAAGATGGCCGAAGTCGTCGCCAAGATGTCGGCGGATCGCACGGCGGACCTGCAGGCGAGCCGCGAGCACGAGCTGAACATTCTGAAGACCGGCATGACCGGCGCGACCGGTGTCGCCTACGGGGCCGGCGGCGGCGATCGGACGTCCAAGGCCGACGGCACGCCCGAGGCCGAGGACGAGACGGTCGAATGCCCGTCGTGCGGCAAGTCGCTGTCGTCCAAGGCGCGCTTCTGCACCGGCTGCGGCCACCAGATGCGCACCTGA